The Catenulispora sp. MAP5-51 nucleotide sequence GGTCGGGCGTTCCGGCCTCACGAGTGTGACCGTCGGGGAGTCCTACGACCTCAAGGCGGGGCTCGCCGAGGCCAACCGGCAGATCCGGGAGCGGACCGGCAAGCCGATGAGCGGGGATCTGGTCGCCCAGCTCGATCCGGAGGAGCTGCGGTGGTTCCGGGAGACCGCCTTCTCGCCGCACGTGCTCGCCGCTGAGGCAGCCGCCGGGGATCTCAACGGTTTCGTGCGGTGGTGGCGTCCGGATCTCATCGTCAGCGATCCGCTGGTGTACGCCGCGCCGCTGGCCGCCGCGGCCGGCGGCGGGGTGCCGCTGGTGCGGAATCTGACCGGGCCGGACATCGCCAGGAAGGTCGGGTTCCCGGGGCTCACCGATGTCGGCGACGCCGATGTGCGCGCCACGTGGCCCGCGGATCTGGTGGAGCTGTACGAGCGGCACGGTGTCGAGCCGGCCGTGGACTTCGCGGTCCGCGTCGTGGACCACACGCCGGCCAGCATGCAGATCCCCGGCATCCCCAACCGCGTCCAGGCGCGGTTCGTGCCCTACAACGGGACCGGGGTGCTGCCGAAGTGGGTGCTGGAGCCGCGGGAGCGGCCGCGGGTGTGCGTCACGTGGGGCACGCTGACCACGACGACGTCCGGGACGGAGAACTTCCTCGCGCCGACGGTCGTCGAGGCGCTGGCCGACCTCGACGTCGAGGTGGTCGTGGCGGTCAAGAAGTCCGACCGGGAGCTCATGGGCGAGCCGGGCGGGCGGGTGCGGATCGTGGAGGAGCTGCCGCTGAGCCTGCTGCTGCCCACCTGCGACGCGCTCGTGAGCCAGGGCGGGTCCGGCGCGGTGCTGACCGCGGCCGCGCTCGGGGTGCCGCAGCTGGCGCTGCCGCTGGTCAGCGACCACACGATGATCGCCGCGCTGCTGGCCGGCACCGGGGCCGGGATCGACCTGCGGCCCGCCGACGCCGATCCGGAGGCGATCCGCGACGCGGTCCGGACCCTCGTGCACGATCCCAAGCCGCGCGACGCGGCCGGCGCTCTGGCCGAGGAGATCGCCGCCGCGCCGGCTCCGGCGCAGATCGTGTCCGTGCTGGAAGACCTCGTTTGAGACCGCGACCCGAGATCTGAAATCCGGGGTCTGAGAAACCAGACCCGAGACCCCAGACCCGAGACGAGAACCGAGATCCGAGACCGCCGGCCGGCACCACACGCGCGGGCGCCCGCCGGCAAGAAAGGCTGGAACCATCGTGAGCAGGCCCCTGATCTACCTGATCACCACCGCCGGCATCCCCAACTACGGCGACGAGCTCATCGCCATGGCCTGGCTGCGCCATCTGGCCCGGGAGCGTCCGGACGCCGACGTGCTGGTCGACACGGTGCGGCCGTCGGCGGCCGCCGAGACGCTGGCCGGAATCCACCCCTCGGTGCGGTTCACCAGCACCCTGTGGCCGGTGGCGCTGCTCAGCCCGAGCTGGGAGGCGGCCGACATCTCGCGGTTCGCCGCCTCGATCGTCGCCGATCCGGCCCGGCTCGCCGAGGTCGAGGAGCGGTTCAAGCTGCTGATCCGGCCCGACGGGATCCCGTGGGAGGCCAGCCCGGACAGCGTGCTGGCCGGGCTGGAGGACCTGGTGAGCGCCGAGGTCGTGCACATGGTCGGCGGCGGGTACCTGAACGGGATCTGGCCGGTGAGCCTGGGCGTCACGGCCGGGGTCGGGGCGGCGCTCCAACGCGGTGCCGGCCGGGCGGTGATGACCGGCGAGGGGATCGGGCCCTACGACGCGGGCGCGACCGACGTGATCCGCGGGCTCATCGAGCCGTTCACGCTGGTGGACGTCCGGGACACGGTCTCGGCCGAGGTCGCCGGGCTGGCCGCGGCGCAGGTCACCTGCGACGACGTATTCCTCGACCTGGGACCTGAGCTCTACGCCACGCACGGGAAGTACGACGTCGTGGTCAACGCACAGGCCGACCACGGCGCGTCGGTCGAGGGCCTCACGGAGTTCGTCGTCAGTGCCCTGAGCCGCTGGAAGGTGGAACCGGGGCGCGTCGCCTTCGTCGAGTGCCGGCCGGGGGCGGACGACGCCGTCTACAAGGCGGTGGCGCAGAGCCTGCCGGAGGTGGCCTTCGTGCCGGTGAGCGAGGTCCTGGCGGACGGCCTGCCGGCGGGTCCGGGGGTGCGGTGGATCTCCACGCGCTTCCACCCGCATCTGGTCGCCGCCGCGGCGGGGTCGCCGGGGGTGGCGATCAGCGTGCAGCCCGAGTACTACGACGCGAAGCACAGCTCGCTGATCGCGCTCGGGTCCGGGTGGCCGATGCTCACCACGCTGTCGGACCCGGTGGGGTGGCCCGAAGGCGAGGGGTTCGACCAGGCCAAGCTCAAGGCACTGCGAGAGCAGAAGGTCGCGGTGGCCGAGCGGGTGTACGGGACGCGGAGGGCGTCGGCCTGAGCCACGGCGAATCAGGTCCGCACCGGTCGAAGCCACGGTTCGGCCGGTGCGCTCACCTGACCTGCCGGCGCCGCTGAGCTCTGATCAGCTCCGATCAGCGCCGATCAGCTCAGCGCCGATAGCTCAGCCCTGATCAGCTCAGCGCCCATCAGCGCCGGGACCCGCGTGCCGCACTCTCACTCGGTCTCGGTATCGGTGTGAACGCCAGTGCTGCCCCACGCGAACGTGGGCGCGTTCCCATAAAGCTGTCCCGCCGCCTTCGGGCTCAGCGCGTCCCACACCAGATCCAGGTAGCGCCGCCACAGCTGCGGGTCGTACTCCCGCAGCGGGGCGGCCGCCTGGGCGACCCCGCGTTGCAGCAGCACCAGATCCTCGGCGGTGATGTCCGCGCGCACCGCGCCCGCGCTGCGCGCGCGGGAGACCAGGTCGTCCATGATCTCGACGATGCGGCGGTAGACGGCCGGCAGCTCGGGGCCGGCGCCCATCGAGCCGTACACCGCCTCGCACACCCCGCGGTTCTCGGCCACCACCTGGATGCCCGCGCTCAGGAACCGGTGCAGGGCCTCGGCCGGGTCCGACTCGTCGCTGGACAGCGTGTCGCCGAGCTCGACCAGCGCGCCCAGCTGGTCCATCACCACGGCCAGGACCAGGTTCTCCTTGCTCGGGAACCGGCGGAACACCGTGCCCTGCCCCAGTCCCGCCTCCCGGGCGATGTAGGAGATCGGCACGTCCAGGCCCTTCTCGGCCAGGACCCGGGCGGCTGTGTCCAACAGCACACGCCGGTTGCGCTCGGCGTCGGCTCGCAGCCTGCGCGTCGACGCTCCGTCCGCGGTGTCAGCGGTCATGTCCACACCTCGCTTCGCAGGTCGGCGCGCTTCCGGCCAGCGCGGGGCCCGGATTTCCAGGATACCGCATGCGGACTGTCTGGTCCGGAAATCCGGTCGGGCGCAGATTTTCGGTCGGGCGCAGATTTCCGAGCAGAAGCGGACTATGAAGTCCGGATTCTTGCTACGCTAAGCGGGTCAACTAGTCCGCTTATTCGCCAGCCTCTGGAGGAGGAAGCCCGTGGACATCACGGACTCGGTCCCCAACACGTCGGACGCCTCGCCGCCGGCCCCCGGCCGCGACCGGCCGGCGCCCGCGGATGCCGTGGATGCCGCCCCGGGATCCCCGGCCGCCCCGGATGCGCGCAGCCCCTGGGTCGCGCTCACGGTGGTCTGCGTGGCGCAGTTCATGATCACGCTGGACGCCACGGTGGTGAACGTCGCGGCGCCGGCGATCCAGAAGTCCCTGCACTTCGCCCCCGGGAACCTGCAGTGGATCATCAACGCCTACACCCTGTTCTCCGGCGGCTTCCTGCTCCTGGGCGGCCGGACCGGTGACCTGGTCGGCCGCCGGCGGGTGTTCAGCGCCGGCGTCTTCCTGTTCACCGCCGCCTCGCTGCTCAACGGCGTCGCCCCGAACGCCGGCGTGCTGATCTTCGGCCGCGGCCTGCAGGGCCTGGGCGCCGCGTTCGCCTCCCCGGCGGCGCTGGCGGTGCTGATGACCGCCTTCCCCGGGACGCGCGAGCGGACCAAGGCGCTGGCCGTGTGGAGCACCATCGCGGTCTCCGGCGGCGCGGTCGGCGTGCTGCTCGGCGGCATGCTCACCGACCTGCTGTCCTGGCGCTGGACCTTCTTCATCAACCTGCCCATCGGCGTGCTCACCCTGCTGGCCACCACCCGCTTCGTGCCGGCGTCCCGCGGCGAGGGCCGCGCCCGCGGCTTCGACGCGGCCGGCGCGGTCAGCGTGACCGGCGGCTGCGTGCTGCTCGTCTATTGGATCGTGCAGGCGCCGACCTGGGGCTGGGGTTCGGCCAAGACGCTGGGGGTCGGGGCCGCGGCCCTGGTCATCCTGGCCGCGTTCGGCCTGATCGAGCGCCGCAGCAGCGCCCCGCTCGTGCGCTTCGAGCTCTTCCGGGTCCGTGCGGTGTCCATCGGCAACGGCGCCCTGTTCCTGTTCGGCGGCGCGGCCTTCGCCTTGTTCTTCTTCGCCTCGCTGTACCTGCAGGAGGTCATGGCGTACAGCCCGCTGCGCGCGGGTGTGGCGTTCCTGCCGGTCTTCGTCTCCAGCGTTCTGGGCGCTGGCGTGGCCCAGCAGCTGGTCCGCCGGATCGGCCCGCGCGCGGTGGCGCTCCTGGGGCTGGCGGTCTGCGTCGTCGGCATGCTGATGCTGGCCCGCATCCCGGTCCACGGCTCCTACACCCACGACCTGCTCGTCGAGCTGATCCTGATCTCCCTCGGGATGGGGATCGCCACGGTTCCGCTGATCCTGTTGTCCACCACCGGTGTGCGCGAGGACCTGTCCGGTCTGGCCTCCGGCGTGAACAACATGTCACAGAACATCGGGCGTGCCCTCGGGCTCGCCATCCTGTCCAGCATCGCCACCTCGCACGCCGCGAACGTCCTGCGCGGCCACCCGCACGCCACCTCGGCGGCGACCGCCGCGCAGGTGTCCGGGTACCACTGGGGCTTCGTCGGCTCGGCGATCCTGATCCTGGGCTCCATGGCCGTCGTGGGCGGTTTCCTGCGGGGCGCGGACCTGGCCGCGCTGGACGAGACGGCCGCCGCCCCTTCGGCCGCCTGATCCGGCTCCGGCCGCCGCCCGGCGTGTCAGCCCCCGTACACGCCGGGCCCG carries:
- a CDS encoding nucleotide disphospho-sugar-binding domain-containing protein — protein: MRVLFTSFVLPSNYLHQVPLAWALRAAGHEVQVAAPANVAELVGRSGLTSVTVGESYDLKAGLAEANRQIRERTGKPMSGDLVAQLDPEELRWFRETAFSPHVLAAEAAAGDLNGFVRWWRPDLIVSDPLVYAAPLAAAAGGGVPLVRNLTGPDIARKVGFPGLTDVGDADVRATWPADLVELYERHGVEPAVDFAVRVVDHTPASMQIPGIPNRVQARFVPYNGTGVLPKWVLEPRERPRVCVTWGTLTTTTSGTENFLAPTVVEALADLDVEVVVAVKKSDRELMGEPGGRVRIVEELPLSLLLPTCDALVSQGGSGAVLTAAALGVPQLALPLVSDHTMIAALLAGTGAGIDLRPADADPEAIRDAVRTLVHDPKPRDAAGALAEEIAAAPAPAQIVSVLEDLV
- a CDS encoding polysaccharide pyruvyl transferase family protein, which encodes MSRPLIYLITTAGIPNYGDELIAMAWLRHLARERPDADVLVDTVRPSAAAETLAGIHPSVRFTSTLWPVALLSPSWEAADISRFAASIVADPARLAEVEERFKLLIRPDGIPWEASPDSVLAGLEDLVSAEVVHMVGGGYLNGIWPVSLGVTAGVGAALQRGAGRAVMTGEGIGPYDAGATDVIRGLIEPFTLVDVRDTVSAEVAGLAAAQVTCDDVFLDLGPELYATHGKYDVVVNAQADHGASVEGLTEFVVSALSRWKVEPGRVAFVECRPGADDAVYKAVAQSLPEVAFVPVSEVLADGLPAGPGVRWISTRFHPHLVAAAAGSPGVAISVQPEYYDAKHSSLIALGSGWPMLTTLSDPVGWPEGEGFDQAKLKALREQKVAVAERVYGTRRASA
- a CDS encoding TetR/AcrR family transcriptional regulator, producing MTADTADGASTRRLRADAERNRRVLLDTAARVLAEKGLDVPISYIAREAGLGQGTVFRRFPSKENLVLAVVMDQLGALVELGDTLSSDESDPAEALHRFLSAGIQVVAENRGVCEAVYGSMGAGPELPAVYRRIVEIMDDLVSRARSAGAVRADITAEDLVLLQRGVAQAAAPLREYDPQLWRRYLDLVWDALSPKAAGQLYGNAPTFAWGSTGVHTDTETE
- a CDS encoding MFS transporter — translated: MDITDSVPNTSDASPPAPGRDRPAPADAVDAAPGSPAAPDARSPWVALTVVCVAQFMITLDATVVNVAAPAIQKSLHFAPGNLQWIINAYTLFSGGFLLLGGRTGDLVGRRRVFSAGVFLFTAASLLNGVAPNAGVLIFGRGLQGLGAAFASPAALAVLMTAFPGTRERTKALAVWSTIAVSGGAVGVLLGGMLTDLLSWRWTFFINLPIGVLTLLATTRFVPASRGEGRARGFDAAGAVSVTGGCVLLVYWIVQAPTWGWGSAKTLGVGAAALVILAAFGLIERRSSAPLVRFELFRVRAVSIGNGALFLFGGAAFALFFFASLYLQEVMAYSPLRAGVAFLPVFVSSVLGAGVAQQLVRRIGPRAVALLGLAVCVVGMLMLARIPVHGSYTHDLLVELILISLGMGIATVPLILLSTTGVREDLSGLASGVNNMSQNIGRALGLAILSSIATSHAANVLRGHPHATSAATAAQVSGYHWGFVGSAILILGSMAVVGGFLRGADLAALDETAAAPSAA